In Leptospira stimsonii, a single window of DNA contains:
- a CDS encoding DUF1564 family protein: protein MSGQNKKTNRFFHEKQLKGSRRANYFTSDLYVPLQLYPYALERIKKHKSLSVYLEILLNEYKEEAIQTQKPNSLERISYQKKSQDLKRISFRPKAKDWAELRTVSRYLGISMCKTFVLLLEMERRDEKGISFKISEKAKYRIQSLIQKFSHKRDQITFELIVDW from the coding sequence ATGAGCGGACAAAATAAAAAAACAAATAGGTTCTTCCATGAAAAGCAATTAAAAGGCTCAAGAAGAGCGAATTATTTTACTTCTGATCTTTATGTTCCTTTGCAACTTTACCCTTATGCTTTAGAAAGAATCAAAAAGCATAAAAGTCTCAGTGTATACCTTGAGATTCTCTTAAACGAGTATAAAGAAGAAGCAATTCAAACGCAGAAACCGAACTCCTTAGAAAGAATCTCTTATCAGAAGAAATCACAAGATCTAAAAAGAATCTCATTTCGCCCTAAAGCAAAAGACTGGGCGGAACTCCGAACAGTATCGAGGTATTTAGGAATTTCAATGTGTAAAACCTTCGTTCTTCTTTTAGAAATGGAAAGAAGAGATGAAAAAGGAATTTCTTTCAAAATATCCGAGAAAGCAAAATATAGAATTCAGAGCCTAATTCAAAAATTCTCCCATAAAAGAGATCAAATAACATTTGAATTGATTGTAGATTGGTAA
- a CDS encoding TetR/AcrR family transcriptional regulator, protein MLRKDGSPLYPLNRDYKNSRERILEGAAIAFSKKGFHGTSLREISKECGLEQPSIYHHFHSKENLFRKALIATHLLILNEIRRRVVRDKGLHTEVISIFRAIALTAKEYPDKARLPFSLIYSAPVNLQNEYTERYGSQYRRLLEVAFERNELIQRKEEKLSLCVDLLHSLVLACSVEALYLDRVRGLEERIELILGI, encoded by the coding sequence GTGTTAAGAAAAGACGGAAGTCCCCTTTATCCGTTAAATAGGGACTATAAAAATTCTCGAGAAAGAATTTTAGAGGGTGCGGCAATCGCCTTCTCTAAAAAAGGATTTCATGGAACGTCATTACGAGAAATCAGCAAAGAATGTGGTTTAGAACAACCTAGTATCTATCATCATTTCCATTCTAAAGAAAATCTTTTTAGGAAGGCGCTCATCGCAACGCATCTTCTCATTCTCAATGAAATTAGAAGAAGGGTTGTTCGTGACAAAGGACTTCACACAGAAGTAATTTCCATTTTTAGAGCAATCGCGTTAACAGCCAAAGAATACCCCGATAAAGCCAGACTTCCATTTAGTTTAATCTATTCCGCACCCGTAAATTTGCAAAATGAATACACGGAACGATACGGAAGTCAGTATAGGAGATTGCTTGAAGTCGCTTTTGAAAGAAACGAATTGATTCAGAGGAAGGAAGAGAAACTTTCCCTCTGTGTCGACCTTCTCCATAGTTTAGTTTTAGCATGTTCCGTGGAGGCTTTGTATCTGGACCGAGTTCGTGGTCTCGAGGAAAGGATCGAGTTGATCTTGGGGATTTAG
- a CDS encoding CBS domain-containing protein: MDLNKPLKQVMTTRIVTVNLDDPVSRIGKIFDNLEFHHLLVIDDQKKLIGVISDRDYLKAISPFIGTRLERVQDDLTRKKTASQLMSPFLITASEDQTIRYAIELMIRYKISCLPVMDNLGEIAGIVTTRDILKESLVIPQDSAS, from the coding sequence ATGGATTTAAACAAGCCTCTTAAACAGGTGATGACCACAAGAATCGTTACCGTCAACTTGGACGATCCGGTATCCCGAATCGGGAAAATTTTCGATAATTTGGAGTTTCATCATCTGCTCGTAATCGACGATCAAAAGAAACTCATCGGTGTGATTTCCGATCGTGATTATTTAAAGGCAATCAGTCCTTTTATCGGAACGAGATTGGAGAGGGTTCAAGACGATCTCACGCGGAAAAAAACCGCCTCTCAGTTGATGAGTCCGTTTTTAATTACCGCTTCCGAAGATCAGACGATACGATATGCAATCGAACTTATGATACGCTATAAAATATCCTGTCTACCGGTTATGGATAATCTAGGTGAAATAGCGGGAATCGTTACTACAAGGGATATTCTAAAAGAATCTCTTGTCATTCCCCAGGACTCAGCTTCTTGA
- a CDS encoding DoxX family protein — protein sequence MPDTSVFSLYSMAVLYILAGILHFVIPKFYLRIMPPYIPYPKFVVWISGLIEIGLGLLLFFPETRSIGAWGTILLLIAVFPANLYHYQSRRKTDPPKWTLFLRLPLQIVLIYWAYTFI from the coding sequence ATGCCCGACACAAGCGTTTTCAGCCTTTATTCGATGGCGGTTCTCTATATTCTCGCGGGAATTCTTCATTTTGTAATTCCGAAGTTCTATTTGAGAATCATGCCTCCCTACATTCCTTATCCGAAATTCGTTGTTTGGATTAGCGGGCTTATCGAAATTGGACTCGGTTTACTTCTCTTCTTTCCGGAAACAAGATCGATCGGAGCATGGGGAACCATTCTCCTCCTAATCGCCGTCTTCCCTGCAAATCTCTACCACTATCAATCCAGAAGAAAAACCGATCCTCCAAAATGGACTCTTTTTCTTCGACTTCCATTACAAATCGTTTTGATTTACTGGGCTTATACTTTCATATAG
- a CDS encoding OmpA/MotB family protein — protein sequence MQSKTLLLFIFLASLANCVSNSKYDSLLKAYEDSKLENQRIISEKEGLFNSLEELKRIQEESDKRIREYKGLMATFQSMIDSGKLKIKIIDGRMVVVLSSDILFPVGSAFLSPSGTAAIREVTTLLASLDGKRFQIEGHTDDTPTGIKGYTNWELASSRALNVLHTMVKAGMPEIRISAASMGASRPALPNTSPENRSANRRIEIVIVPDLSNLPGMEELKKYSN from the coding sequence ATGCAATCTAAGACTCTTCTTCTGTTCATTTTTCTTGCCTCTCTCGCGAACTGTGTCTCGAATTCGAAATACGATTCTCTTTTGAAGGCCTATGAGGATTCCAAACTTGAAAATCAGAGAATTATAAGCGAAAAAGAAGGTCTCTTTAATTCCTTAGAAGAGTTAAAACGAATTCAAGAAGAATCGGACAAACGTATTCGCGAATACAAAGGCCTCATGGCGACTTTTCAATCCATGATCGATTCCGGAAAACTAAAGATTAAGATTATCGACGGAAGAATGGTGGTCGTTCTTTCATCGGATATTCTTTTCCCGGTGGGATCGGCTTTTCTTTCCCCTTCCGGTACGGCGGCGATCCGAGAAGTGACAACTCTTCTCGCCTCTTTAGACGGAAAACGTTTTCAAATCGAAGGCCACACGGACGATACCCCAACTGGAATCAAAGGTTATACGAATTGGGAATTAGCTTCTTCTAGGGCATTGAATGTACTCCATACCATGGTAAAAGCCGGAATGCCCGAGATAAGAATCAGCGCGGCTTCGATGGGAGCCTCCAGGCCCGCACTTCCGAACACATCGCCCGAAAACAGATCCGCAAATCGAAGAATCGAGATCGTAATCGTACCGGATCTTTCCAATCTTCCCGGAATGGAAGAATTAAAGAAGTATTCGAATTAA